DNA from Roseimicrobium sp. ORNL1:
GCCCAGGGTCTTCGTGCCAAGTTGGTTGAAGCGCAGAGAGTTTGTCGTCAGCACCGCATTTCCAGGCCCTGCCCCTGCCACAGTGATGTCTGTGTTGTTGCCTGCGGCGAAGGTATCATTGGTGTACGTGGCCAGACCGCCGATGGCGCCATCGGAGGTATTGGAGGAATTCACCGCCCAGGTGGAGCCGTTGAACGTGGCCCATCCTCCCAGGATGCCGTTGGTATTCGTATTGTCCGTGGTGGCCACAGCGATACCTGCGCCAGTGCCTCCGTAGACGATGTTCAGCACCGAACCGGAAGTCCGCGTGATGCCGTTCAGGTGCAGTGTGGTGTTGTTCCCTGCGGCATTCTTGTTCACCGTGACGGTGGAGCTGCCTGCGTTGATCACGGTATTCAGGACGGACTGCACCGTATCCGCCGCTTCATTCGGCGTGATGATGAGACGCGTGCCTGCCAGTGTGAGTGCGGCATTGCTGTCGAGCTTGCTGGTGTTATCTGAAACGTAATCCAAGGTCACTTGGCCCCCTTGCAGCGTGGTTGCGCCGGTGAAAACATTGGCGCCAGAGACGGTGAGTGCACCGGCTCCGGTCTTGGTAATGCCAGAGGTACCTCTAACTGCTGCATTGATGCGCAGAGAAGCGCCCGAGGCCACATGCAGGGCTCCATTGACCGCTCCAAAGTCCAGGGCATCAGACGCGGAGGCTGGAGTCAGCGTCACGCTGCCCGTGTTCACCCGCAGTGCAGAAAGGTTGAGGTTCCCACCGCTGCCCAAGGTTACCACATAACTTCCGGTGGCATCATTTCCTGCGGCAAAGACCGCGGTCTCGAGACCGGTGTTTCCCCACAGCGCAGTGGTACCGGTGCCAGGCAGGTCATTCCAACGGAAGGAACTCAGGTCCCAGCTTCCTGTCGGCGTAGCACTACCCGCACCGGCAGTGGTGCCATTCACATCCCAGTAGAGTGTCTGGGCGGGCGCTACTCTAAACGCGCCAAGTAGCAGTGCGAGTAATAGACCACTTCGAAGCCAATCAGGGATGAGTGCGAAAAGAGAAAGGCGATGAGCAAACTGGGGGCGCATGAGGACGGGGAGGAGAGATGTCTCGTGAGGGAATGTTGCGGGCGCGATGTGGCACCCGCGGCTCGGCCGTGTGTCGCGCACTTAGTGGCGCTCGGGCGCGCTCCGAAGGGCGTGATGGGGAGCGGGGCGGTGGGCTCGCTGTTGCATCTGCCCATGCGCGCGCGTTTTGCGCGGAGGCTCTTCGCTTCGGAGAGCGAGTCTTGCCCGATTGGCCCGGCTGATGCGGTGCTGCAAACGGCGGCTGCGTGGGAGGCGGTGACGCCAGCCTAGTGGGAAGATGATGCCGAACTGAATTTGGAGATCGCGAAGAAGGGGCATGAAGAGACGTCGGGACGCGCTGCGATGCAGGCATCACGAGGGGGGTGTCCCTTACCTTCGACGTTTAAGATCGGTATAGGGCTGGCTTGGCAGTCGCCTTCCGAATTCGGATCGGCAGTGAACTCGTCCGGAAAACCGTCTCGTTCATATTACACTAATGAAGTAGGATTTAGGTCTGTCAAATTCTTCGACACCATTTGCAGCAACATGAGACCCCGGCAGTGCTGCCGACAGCGTGAAAATGTTGGGACGGTGCTGACCCTGCAGCAGAGAACCTGGTGAGGGGGTCGCAGCGATGTTCTCGGGGGTTCGAGATTACAGGCGCCAACGTGTGGGCCTCCCTCCAAGTTGCATCACGCCCCGAGAACAAGGGCAAGCTCATTGTTACTGTGGGCTGCAGTACGGGGGAACACTATTTGTCGACTGCACTTGCGGAGGATGCCCGTTTGCGAACAGCATAGGCGACTCGGTTTTCAGACGCACGATTGCAGTGTGACTAATTGGCAAGGCTCCGCGCCTACCGCCGGCGGCCCCTCGCAGGGAGTTGGCTTGCCGAAGGGGCATCACGCCAGCCCCACATGCTTGAGCGCCTCGATAGGAGGACCATCGAAGGTGGCCGATGCTTTGTTTCCCACATAGCCGATGGCCTTCATGCCTTCGGCGGTAGTGTAGTAGCCTCCGGCGGTGAGATCGCGATAACGTTTGAAGAAGGTCACGGCTGTCTTGTACTCAGGCTTTGTCTTTGTCGACTGGCTGAGGTCATCACAGATGGTGATCTGCTGTTCGCTCGTGAGGTCGGCGAAGGTCCTTTTGAAGCGGCGGTTCGCTTCGCCATCGATCCAATTCAGGCCCTCTAGAACGGTGCGGCGGTCGGCTGCCTGGGCGGGATAGGGCGAGCTGATCCATTCGTCGATGAAGTCGGGCACCCCCACGGCGGAGGCGCTCGGCGAACTCTCGTCTGCCGGGATGATGACATCGCACAAGGCACGTGCCGCATGCCGCTGTGGCTCCGTGAGGGTGAGCGGCCACACGTCGCCTGGTTGGTACACCTTCACCATGCTCGGGTCGGGTCCATAACCTTTCGCCAGGGGTGGGGTAGCGGTGGCGCCTTCTGCGGCGTGCAGGCCGGTGTCGCGGGCGGCGACCGTGGCCGCGGCACTGAGCATCCATTGGATGGCCTTGCGGCGGTCCATGCGAGGGAGGTCGACTGGCGTGCTCATCTTAGATATTTCCTTTCTTCAATTCATCCATCAAATGGTCGGCCATACGCCAGGCCAGTGCCATGATGGTGAGGGTGGGATTCTTGTCTGCGGTGCTGGCAAAGGGAGCGCCGTCCGCGAGGAACAGGTTCTTCACATCCCAGGTCTGGCTCCATTGATTCGTCACTGAGGTCTCGCGATCCGCGCCCATGATGGCTCCTCCCACCTCGTGAATCACCGAGCCGCCGGGCTTCATCGTTTTGAAGATGTCGGCGTCCCCCTTGGGGGAGACCGTGCCACCCGCCGCTTGAAGCAATTCGCTGATGAACTTCTGCTGATGGCGCACCTGGTTGAGTTCGAAGTCCGTCCACTTCCAGTGGAACCGCAGCACCGGAATGCCCCACTGGTCCTTCAAGGTGGGATCGAGTTCGCAGTAGGTGCCGTCATTCGGCAGCATGGTGCCCTGTGCTCCAAAGCCCAGGTTGCATCCGTAAAAGCGCCGCGCGTCCTCCTTGAGTTTCTTGCCATAGACGGTGCCACCATCGCCGGAGAGCCGGTCAATGCCATTCACCACGGTCAGCGATGGCATCTGCCGTCCTGTCGTGAATTCCAGATGATAGCCACCGGGGAAGCCCAGCTCACCGTTTCGATTCTGGTCATGAAGCGTCCACGGCACATAGGCGTGCGGCCCGCCTGCGCCATCCTCGTTGTGCACCGGCATATTCTCGAACGCCGGTATGTGAGCGCCCACACTGCTGGAAACGGAATCGGTGATGTACTTGCCCACCTTGCCGCTGGAGTTTGCGAGGCCATGGGGGAACAGCGCCGACTTGGAGTTCAGCAACAGGCGCACCGATTCCTGTGAGCTCGCCGCCAGCACTACCACGCGTCCTGCCGCATGGCGTTCCTGGCCGTTCGTCTTGTCGATGAACGTGACCCCAGTGGCCTTGCCCTGCTTGTCGATGGTGACTTCGCGGACCATCGCGTTGGGCAGGATGTCGAGATTCTCCGTCGCGAGTGCGGGCCGCAGGTGCACGGTTTGAGAATCGTAGTTTGCGCGGATGGCGCAGCCGCGATGGCAGTCCGTGGCCCAGAAACAGGGCGCCCGCATCCGCATGTGTTCGGCGAGGATGCGTTGCGCCTTGGCATTCTTCGGGTGCAGCTTTGCCGGCAGCGTGTCGGCATCCTGTGGCCGCGTCAGCACTGCACGGTGGATGGGCACAATCTTCGCGCCGACCTTCCGGCCGTGCTTCTGCGCATACAGTTCGCCCACGCGCAGCTTCGGCGCCGGTTGCAATACTCCGGGCGATGAATCGGGTGAATTCTCCAGGCCCTCATTCGTGCCGAACACTCCTACCAGCATCTCCACCTTGTCGTAGTACGGCGCGACATCTTCGTAGCCGATGGGCCAGTCAAACCCCGCACCGAAGCGTGTGCGCGGCTTGAAGTCGTAAGGACCGTTGCGCAGCGAGATGCGGCCCCAGTGATTCGTGCGGCCACCCATCATGCGTTGCCGCCACCAGCGGAATTGATTTGCCGGTTCTGGGTTCGCGTTCGTGTAGGGCTCGCCGGGAATGTTCCAGCCGCTGTTGATGGAGCAATCGTGGAAACCGTATTGCTTGTCCGGTGTGCTCACGCCACGCAGGGGCGCATGACTCGGCAGCTGGAACATGGCCACTTCACTCGCGGGATCAAACGAACGCCCGGCCTCCAGCATGAGCACCTTCACGCCTTCCATGGTCAGCGTGTAGGCCGTCTGGCCACCGCCTGCGCCGGAGCCTACGATGATGACATCGTAGGTGTCTTTGAGTGTCTTGGAGGTGATGACAGGCATGGGGTGAAGGGGCCGTTATTTGCCGCAGAAGGTCTCCAGCATCTTGATCCACGGACCCACGTAGTGGCCGTTGTCGTGGAAGGTGCGGCCACTGACCATATGACGATCGATGACGCACGGTTCATTCACGTAGATGCCGCCGCAGACCTCGAGGTCGAACTTGCACTTCGCCACCGTCGCCATGCGCAGCCCCTTCACGATGCCGGCACGAGCGGGAATCTCGACGCCATGGCAGACGCTCGCCATGGGTCTGCCGTTCTCCCAGAACCAGCGTGTGGCGCGCAACAGGTCCTCGTCCTCGCGGATGTACTCCGGAGCGCGGCCACCGCTGAAGAAGATGCCTGCGTAGTCCTCGGGCTTGATGTCCTTGAAGGTGAGGTCGGCATTGATGGTGTAGCCCTCCCACTCCTTCGTGATGGTCCAGCCGGGCTTCACCTCGTGCAGCACCATCTGGTAGCGGCGCTTCTCCGGCGCGGCGACCACGGGCTCGAAGCCACCTTCAATGAGACGATAGTACGGATACAGCGTGTCCACGGTTTCTGTGGCGTCGCCGACGATGACGAGAACTTTGGGCTTGGTCATGGATGGTGATGGGTGCTGAGTCGGAGTTTGAGATGTCTCGTGTGCCGCGCGGAGCCCGGTGGAGCTTGCGACGGCAAGACTGGAGAGGGCGACAAACTGCCGACGGTTCATGTCTTCCAATACGCCGCTTGGCGGATGCCGCCAATACAGCTATGGTGCAGGGAACCTCAGGTTTTTCGTCACTTCACTTTCCGCCCATGGGCATCCCAAAACGCCGCCGCATTCCTCGTGTGGCACTCCTCATTGAGACGACACGCACGTTCTCTCGCGAGATGCTTTCCGGCGTGCGCCGCTACGTGGCTGAGCATGGACCGTGGTCCACCTTCCTCGAACTCCGCGCTCCGGACTCCTCGCCTCCCGCATGGCTGCGGCACTGGGACGGCGACGGGATTCTGACGCGCACGTTTACTCAGGAAATGGCGGACCTCGTCACCGCCACCGGCCTGCCTGCCGTGGAGGTGCGCTCCAAGGCGCTCGCTGGCACGCGCCCCTTTGTGGGCATCGACAACGCTCACATCGGGCGCGCGGTCGCCGAGCATTTCTTTGAGCGAGGGTACCGGAGGTTCGCGGTGTACAGCCTGCAATCCGAAAGCTTTTTCGTCGAGCGTGTACGGAATTTTGTCAGCGCCGTGGAGTCCTGCGGATGCCACTGCTCGGAACTTCCCGAAACCAAGTCCGACAGCGTGGCAGACTGGGAGCAGAGTCAGGCCCGCCTCATCGCGTGGCTTTCACAACTGCCGAAGCCGGTCGGCGTTTTTGCCGCCAACGATCAGCTTGGTGTCCGTCTTCTCGAGGCATGCCAGCGCGCAGGAGTCGCCGTGCCCGAGGAGGTCGCCGTCGTGGGTGCTGAGAATGAGGAAACCCTTTGTACCTTCGCCACGCCTCCTCTGACGAGTGTCCGGTTCGATGGCCAGACCGTGGGTTACACGGCGGCCGGTGTGCTGGACAGGATGATGCATGGCAAGGCGCCGCGCCGTCGCGAGACTCTCATCCCTCCCAAGGGGATTGTCGTGCGTGGATCCTCCGATGAACTGGTGATCAATGACAGTCTCGTGGCCCACGCCGCACGTCTCATTCGGGAAAACGCGATGACCGGCATCAACGTCGATGACCTTTGTCGCAAACTCAACGCCTCGCGCAGCACCCTCGACCGTCGCATGAAAGCGGCCTTGAACCGTTCACCAAAGCAGGAGATCATGCGCATCCGCTTCCGCGAGATTGAGCGCCTGCTTCTCGAGACGGACCTCACGATTGACGTCATCGCCCGGCAAACCGGCTTCACTCACAGCCACTATCTCCAGGCAGTCTTCAAGCAATTCTATAACCAGACGCCCGGCGCGTTTCGGAGCAGAAACGGAGTCAGGTGACCCTCGTGAAAAAGAGACAGCCGGAGTTTTCACTCCGGCTGTCTGAAAACGGTAGGGAGGCGAGTACGGGTTACTTTGCAGCCAGTGCTTGCTCAATAGCTGCGGCGACGCTTGGATCATCAACCTTGGTCTTGGGCTCGATTCGCAGGATGGGCTTGCCGTCGCGACCGATGAGGAACTTGCCGAAGTTCCATTTCACGTCGCCGGGGAAGGCCCCCTTCTTCCCTGTGAGCGCTTCATAGAGCGGATGTTTTGGTTCGCCCTTCACTTGCACCTTGTCGAACATGGGGAAGCTGACGTTGTATTTTGTGGTGCAGAAGGTTTTCACTTCCTCATTCGTGCCGGGTTCCTGCCCACCGAAGTCATTGCAGGGAAAGCCCATCACGACGAGGCCGCGGCCCTTGTATTTCTCGTAAAGGGCTTCGAGGTCCTTGTACTGGGGAGTATTGCCGCACTTCGAGGCGACGTTTACGACGAGCAGCACTTTGCCGGAGTAGGCTTTCAGGGAAGTCTCCTTCCCGTCAATGTCCTTGAGCGGGACATCCTTGAGAGGCTTCTGATTCTCCGCTCCGAGAGCGGCGGTGGCAGCGAGCATGAGGGTGACCAGGATGTGTTTCATGAGGAGGATGAAGACGTCCCGGGCGCGTCCACCTTTCAAAACACCCAGCGCTCGTCCGATATTTGCGGTGGCATCGTCAGCCTACTACGCAAGGCTCAATAAACCAGCCAGGTGCGCAGGGTGGACACCAGGGATTCCGCCGTGGTGATGCTGTGCCAGCGGATGCCGTGTGACTCGGCCTGGTGGCGAAGGCTGGCGCGCCAGTCGGCTACCTTTCGGGCATAGGCCACACGGATGGGCTCGGCGGCGGCGCGGACGCGGGTGTTGTTTTCGGGCTCGATGAAGTCGAAGTCACCGCCTTCGGGCAGGGCAACCTCCATGGGGTCGAGCACCTGGAGTGCAAAGACATCATGGCCCTGTGCGCGGTAGACAGCGAGCTCTGCCAGCGTTTCTTGCTCGTTATCCAGGAAGTCGGAGATGAACAGCAGGAAACCACGCTGCCGGCAGAAGGTGCGTGAGGTGCGCAAGGCATCCACCATGCTGATGGCTCCCACTGCGGAAGACTGTGAGAGCATCGCACAGATGGCGGATACATGGTCGGCGCTGCTGCGTGGAGGCAGGGCGGCATCGGCAGACAGGTGCAATGCAGGTGCGTCTCCCTGGCGTCGCGCGAGGTGCGCGGCTCCGGCCAAGGCGCGCTTGCCATACTGGAGCTTCGAGCTGGGGCCGTGATGGATGGACATGGAGGCGCTGGTATCCAGCAGCAGATGCACCGGGCGGCGGGACTCGGCACGACTCTCGCGGGTGTAGAGACGGTGATGACGCGCGAGGAGTGACCAATTCACCCGCCGCAGATCATCGCCCGCTTGATAGGGCCGATGACTGTGGAACTCGACGCCCGGACCTCTCAGCAGACTCTGGTGCTGGCCATGCCAGACGGCATCGGCAAGGCCGCGACCGACGAGGTCGAGATCATCGATGGCCAGGAAGACTTCCGGATCTTCCACAGCGTGCGCTGCTGCTGGGGCGGAGGCGTTCATGCGTTGTCCTGGGGAACGTGAGCAAGCAGCCTCGCGATGATGGCATCCGCATCGGTCTTCTCCGCACGGGCGCGGAAGTTCAGCACGAGACGATGACGCAACACTGCCGGAGCAAGCGCGCGGATATCCGCAAAGTCCACATGAGCGCGTCCGTTGAGATGAGCACGTGCCTTGCCGGCGAGAACGAGGGCTTGCGAGGCACGGGGGCTCGCGCCGCATTCGATGAACTCAGTCACTCCGGCGACGCTGCCGGACTGTGGCCGTGTCGCGGATACCAGTCGCACCGCATAGCGGCCCACATCCGTCGCAATAGGCACCGCCTGCACGGTCTTTTGCAACGCGTGCAGCGCCTCCGCATCGAGCACAGCATTCACCGTGGAGAGCGCGTTTCCGGGAGCATTCAGCGCGATGGAGAGTTCGTCCTCCAGACTGGGATACTCCACGCGGATGCAGAAGAAGAAGCGGTCGAGCTGGGCTTCGGGCAGGGGATAGGTGCCTTCCATCTCGATGGGATTCTGCGTGGCCAGCACGAGGAAGGGCGAGGGGAGTTTATGCGTCTCGCGTCCGATGGTGACTTCACCTTCCTGCATGGCCTGCAGCAGAGCGGCCTGGGTCTTCGGTGGTGTGCGATTGATTTCATCCGCGAGCAGGACATTCGCGAAGAGCGGCCCCTGCATCACGATGCGACGGTAGCGACCGGTGGCAGGGTCTTCTTCCAGGACCTCGGTGCCTGTGATATCGCCGGGCATGAGATCCGGCGTGAACTGCACACGGTGGAACTCCAGGTGCAAGGCCTTCGCGAGCGTGGCGCTCATGAGCGTCTTTCCCACACCCGGCACTCCGAGCAACAGGGCGTGCCCGCGGCAGAGCAGCGTGAGCAGCAGCAGCTCGGCAGTATCCTCCTGGCCGACGATGCATTTTTTCAATTCATTCCTCAACGCTTCGCGGGCAGCGGAGAGGCGGGCGACGGGATCGCTGGGAGTGGAGGTGGTGGACATGATGTGAATGGAAAGTGGGGATGGAGCGAATGGGGAGAGGTGCTATTCGAATTTCGGACGGCCACCGCCGATGGCGAGGCCGATGCGCTGTGCAGGGTCGGCATCCTCCGGCGCGGGACGCTGGGTGCCTTTGCCATCGCCGTTGCCATCGAGTTGCGCATGCTCGGTGATGACGTAGTTGCCCTTCTTGTAGATGGCGAGCACTTGCTCATAGGTGGCGAGGAAGAGCTCGGTAAAGGTCAGCACGCCGTCTTGATTCGCATCGCTCGCATCGGCGGCCAGCGCCTGCGCCAGAGCACGGGGAAACTCGGTCTCGCTCTCCTTGTCCCCGGCAGAGCTGGCGGTGATGACGTAGCGTCCCGGACCGGAGACACGCTTCATCAAGTCCGTGCTCACCGTGGTGGTGCCCAGCATCAGCAGCGGTACTTCTGGGGAGCATTCCTTCAGTGCGGCGCCGATTTCGCGCATGCTGACGTCTGGTCCTGGCAAATTGAACATGGCGCCGCCGGGGATGCCATTGGCGTGACCTTCGAGAATGATCCACGCCGGTCCCGCTCCAGCCGTCTTGGTATGCGCCACGACCTTCTCCAGTTCGGCGAGCAGTGCCTCCCGTGTGCAGGGGCCGTCGTAGCCGGCGCTCTTGGGCCCGTACAGCACCGTGATGTTCGCCGCAGGCACGGCGAAGCGTTGCGTCAGTGAGGAGCGAAGGGATT
Protein-coding regions in this window:
- a CDS encoding gluconate 2-dehydrogenase subunit 3 family protein, coding for MSTPVDLPRMDRRKAIQWMLSAAATVAARDTGLHAAEGATATPPLAKGYGPDPSMVKVYQPGDVWPLTLTEPQRHAARALCDVIIPADESSPSASAVGVPDFIDEWISSPYPAQAADRRTVLEGLNWIDGEANRRFKRTFADLTSEQQITICDDLSQSTKTKPEYKTAVTFFKRYRDLTAGGYYTTAEGMKAIGYVGNKASATFDGPPIEALKHVGLA
- a CDS encoding GMC family oxidoreductase, with protein sequence MPVITSKTLKDTYDVIIVGSGAGGGQTAYTLTMEGVKVLMLEAGRSFDPASEVAMFQLPSHAPLRGVSTPDKQYGFHDCSINSGWNIPGEPYTNANPEPANQFRWWRQRMMGGRTNHWGRISLRNGPYDFKPRTRFGAGFDWPIGYEDVAPYYDKVEMLVGVFGTNEGLENSPDSSPGVLQPAPKLRVGELYAQKHGRKVGAKIVPIHRAVLTRPQDADTLPAKLHPKNAKAQRILAEHMRMRAPCFWATDCHRGCAIRANYDSQTVHLRPALATENLDILPNAMVREVTIDKQGKATGVTFIDKTNGQERHAAGRVVVLAASSQESVRLLLNSKSALFPHGLANSSGKVGKYITDSVSSSVGAHIPAFENMPVHNEDGAGGPHAYVPWTLHDQNRNGELGFPGGYHLEFTTGRQMPSLTVVNGIDRLSGDGGTVYGKKLKEDARRFYGCNLGFGAQGTMLPNDGTYCELDPTLKDQWGIPVLRFHWKWTDFELNQVRHQQKFISELLQAAGGTVSPKGDADIFKTMKPGGSVIHEVGGAIMGADRETSVTNQWSQTWDVKNLFLADGAPFASTADKNPTLTIMALAWRMADHLMDELKKGNI
- a CDS encoding DJ-1/PfpI family protein, producing the protein MTKPKVLVIVGDATETVDTLYPYYRLIEGGFEPVVAAPEKRRYQMVLHEVKPGWTITKEWEGYTINADLTFKDIKPEDYAGIFFSGGRAPEYIREDEDLLRATRWFWENGRPMASVCHGVEIPARAGIVKGLRMATVAKCKFDLEVCGGIYVNEPCVIDRHMVSGRTFHDNGHYVGPWIKMLETFCGK
- a CDS encoding DNA-binding transcriptional regulator is translated as MGIPKRRRIPRVALLIETTRTFSREMLSGVRRYVAEHGPWSTFLELRAPDSSPPAWLRHWDGDGILTRTFTQEMADLVTATGLPAVEVRSKALAGTRPFVGIDNAHIGRAVAEHFFERGYRRFAVYSLQSESFFVERVRNFVSAVESCGCHCSELPETKSDSVADWEQSQARLIAWLSQLPKPVGVFAANDQLGVRLLEACQRAGVAVPEEVAVVGAENEETLCTFATPPLTSVRFDGQTVGYTAAGVLDRMMHGKAPRRRETLIPPKGIVVRGSSDELVINDSLVAHAARLIRENAMTGINVDDLCRKLNASRSTLDRRMKAALNRSPKQEIMRIRFREIERLLLETDLTIDVIARQTGFTHSHYLQAVFKQFYNQTPGAFRSRNGVR
- a CDS encoding glutathione peroxidase; this translates as MKHILVTLMLAATAALGAENQKPLKDVPLKDIDGKETSLKAYSGKVLLVVNVASKCGNTPQYKDLEALYEKYKGRGLVVMGFPCNDFGGQEPGTNEEVKTFCTTKYNVSFPMFDKVQVKGEPKHPLYEALTGKKGAFPGDVKWNFGKFLIGRDGKPILRIEPKTKVDDPSVAAAIEQALAAK
- a CDS encoding DUF58 domain-containing protein codes for the protein MNASAPAAAHAVEDPEVFLAIDDLDLVGRGLADAVWHGQHQSLLRGPGVEFHSHRPYQAGDDLRRVNWSLLARHHRLYTRESRAESRRPVHLLLDTSASMSIHHGPSSKLQYGKRALAGAAHLARRQGDAPALHLSADAALPPRSSADHVSAICAMLSQSSAVGAISMVDALRTSRTFCRQRGFLLFISDFLDNEQETLAELAVYRAQGHDVFALQVLDPMEVALPEGGDFDFIEPENNTRVRAAAEPIRVAYARKVADWRASLRHQAESHGIRWHSITTAESLVSTLRTWLVY
- a CDS encoding MoxR family ATPase, translated to MSTTSTPSDPVARLSAAREALRNELKKCIVGQEDTAELLLLTLLCRGHALLLGVPGVGKTLMSATLAKALHLEFHRVQFTPDLMPGDITGTEVLEEDPATGRYRRIVMQGPLFANVLLADEINRTPPKTQAALLQAMQEGEVTIGRETHKLPSPFLVLATQNPIEMEGTYPLPEAQLDRFFFCIRVEYPSLEDELSIALNAPGNALSTVNAVLDAEALHALQKTVQAVPIATDVGRYAVRLVSATRPQSGSVAGVTEFIECGASPRASQALVLAGKARAHLNGRAHVDFADIRALAPAVLRHRLVLNFRARAEKTDADAIIARLLAHVPQDNA